From the Comamonas odontotermitis genome, one window contains:
- a CDS encoding tetratricopeptide repeat protein: MACGLLLLAGCASKPPQGYGVSEAGTAAQAQQQMDKAEQSTQVDSQQTYLNLITQMQQANQWYASLAHTDAFERQYGAKPQLRLLKADALRNTGQLPQAQGTYQSLLTHNDATVVARARRGLGLLFASQGQLPEAITQLEQARVLNPIDADVLSDLAYAQMLAGQLEQAQLPILQAAQLAPANARVQLNLALYWLATGAHDQAAQLLQRLQQPQAKNVPPLINATSIQTLQQQLANVQQAMARPSPAASQQQGLAAPLASQATASATIEKQP; encoded by the coding sequence ATGGCCTGTGGCCTTCTGCTGCTGGCCGGCTGTGCCTCCAAACCGCCCCAAGGCTATGGCGTGTCGGAAGCGGGTACCGCCGCACAAGCACAACAGCAGATGGACAAAGCCGAGCAATCGACCCAGGTCGATTCGCAGCAGACCTATCTGAACCTGATCACGCAGATGCAACAGGCCAACCAGTGGTACGCATCTCTGGCGCATACCGATGCCTTTGAGCGCCAGTATGGCGCCAAGCCACAGTTGCGTTTGCTCAAGGCAGACGCCTTGCGCAACACTGGCCAGCTACCGCAGGCCCAGGGCACTTACCAAAGTTTGCTCACCCACAACGATGCCACCGTGGTTGCCCGAGCACGCCGCGGCCTGGGCCTGCTGTTTGCAAGCCAGGGGCAGCTTCCGGAGGCCATCACCCAACTTGAGCAGGCCCGCGTTCTGAACCCGATTGATGCCGACGTGCTGAGCGATCTGGCCTACGCACAAATGCTGGCAGGGCAGCTGGAGCAGGCACAGCTCCCCATCTTGCAAGCTGCGCAGCTGGCTCCCGCCAATGCCCGTGTTCAGTTGAACCTTGCCTTGTACTGGCTGGCCACCGGTGCGCATGACCAGGCGGCGCAATTACTGCAGCGGCTGCAGCAGCCGCAGGCCAAGAATGTCCCTCCCCTCATCAATGCAACGTCCATACAGACCCTGCAGCAGCAGTTGGCGAACGTGCAACAGGCAATGGCCAGGCCTTCGCCTGCTGCGTCGCAACAACAAGGTCTGGCCGCGCCCCTCGCTTCCCAGGCAACGGCAAGCGCGACCATAGAAAAACAACCATAA
- a CDS encoding sigma 54-interacting transcriptional regulator has translation MNSSDLVIYVWEGQADIAERVERCMLNMDVQVVRADGLSTFSSVHDGGNAIAVVSVSVLEGARFTRQGVEGSYGGMPVLWVSSSLRDTSAGSYATEYSHVLPFDFTGAELRAMLMRILRRLQSTQRQVQRSDDIIAVADCMQRLLHDADTFADCEHSVLIFGETGTGKERIAERLHERNAHYGQGPFIVVNCGAIPDGLFESLFFGHAKGSFTGAVTAHKGFFEQANGGTLFLDEIADLPLYQQVKLLRVLEERTVTRLGSASPVRLDFRLVAATNKSLRNLVHEGKFRADLFFRLAVIELQIPSLEERGEADKLAIFHSILRNVVGKERMEQLGEPPFFIMDMIAQMYFPGNVRELRNLTERIGVAARQTQNWLANGATERILRQAQSLAATTFPAEIEEAEPLIADRSNWDQEERNRVIAALNANDWKRLQTAQQLGISRKVLWEKMRKYQISDGEPEVPVSAPAPLGHF, from the coding sequence GTGAATTCAAGCGATTTGGTCATCTACGTCTGGGAAGGCCAAGCCGATATTGCCGAACGCGTGGAACGCTGCATGCTCAATATGGATGTGCAGGTGGTTCGCGCCGACGGCTTGTCCACGTTCTCCAGCGTGCACGACGGCGGCAATGCAATAGCAGTCGTGAGCGTGTCGGTGCTCGAGGGTGCGCGCTTCACGCGCCAAGGCGTAGAAGGCAGCTATGGCGGCATGCCTGTGCTATGGGTCAGCTCCAGCCTGCGCGATACAAGCGCCGGCAGCTACGCCACCGAGTACTCGCATGTGCTTCCATTTGACTTCACCGGTGCAGAACTGCGCGCCATGCTGATGCGCATTCTGCGCCGCCTGCAAAGCACGCAGCGGCAAGTCCAGCGTTCGGATGACATCATCGCCGTTGCGGACTGCATGCAACGCCTGCTGCATGATGCCGACACCTTTGCCGACTGTGAGCACAGCGTGCTGATCTTTGGCGAAACCGGTACAGGCAAGGAACGCATTGCCGAGCGGTTGCATGAACGCAATGCACACTACGGCCAGGGACCATTCATTGTCGTCAACTGCGGGGCGATTCCTGACGGCCTGTTCGAGTCACTTTTCTTTGGCCACGCAAAAGGCTCGTTCACCGGCGCTGTAACCGCACACAAAGGCTTCTTTGAACAGGCCAATGGCGGCACCTTGTTTCTCGATGAAATTGCCGATCTACCGCTTTACCAGCAAGTCAAATTGCTGCGGGTGCTGGAAGAGCGCACGGTCACCCGTCTGGGCTCCGCATCACCAGTCCGGCTTGACTTCCGTCTGGTAGCGGCCACCAACAAGTCTTTGCGCAATCTGGTGCATGAAGGAAAGTTCAGGGCCGATCTGTTCTTTCGTCTGGCCGTGATCGAACTGCAAATCCCCAGTCTCGAAGAGCGTGGAGAGGCTGACAAGCTGGCTATTTTTCACTCCATATTGCGCAATGTGGTGGGTAAGGAACGAATGGAACAGCTGGGTGAGCCACCATTTTTCATCATGGACATGATTGCCCAGATGTACTTTCCCGGTAACGTACGCGAACTGCGCAATCTGACAGAGCGCATTGGCGTCGCCGCAAGGCAGACCCAGAACTGGCTGGCCAATGGTGCAACCGAGCGAATCCTGCGGCAGGCCCAGAGCCTGGCCGCAACCACCTTTCCGGCCGAGATCGAAGAGGCCGAGCCACTGATCGCGGATCGCAGCAACTGGGACCAGGAAGAGCGCAACCGTGTTATTGCAGCCTTGAATGCCAATGACTGGAAACGGCTCCAGACCGCCCAGCAGCTGGGTATCAGCCGCAAGGTGCTTTGGGAAAAAATGCGCAAATACCAGATCAGCGACGGCGAACCCGAAGTGCCGGTATCCGCGCCGGCACCACTTGGCCACTTCTAA
- a CDS encoding glycosyltransferase — translation MPSQPLIVFVGAVYPSQYSLLCSYLRSQKMADAWFMTTPGHKAKHEAQCDHLLSFQPDGKIVGPQSYYYSSKVERSARICRGVLAALKDFEKKQGRKIDLVVAHSLWGAPNWLYGEIDAAVISYIEFPSYLAHGWDAAYPPDAAQRQSDRNTEMLHFHQVLCSDLTIVPSAHARSMFPALLQDRIAVQFEGFDIEAPPHASTAPSSNKQVFTIAFSARDLSSAKGLETYVRLVDRMVREGNVSNTRFLAIGDPTAATYGYEQQWVERKYQGKVTSFRDHLLKVYPAAEVIEFPGRLPYAEFAQMLSSVDLFLYPLRYGVANWGLMEILARGGCVIGSNWGFIPELIQNDVNGLLLPDNDDSWITAIQQLRADPARRARYAQAAIETGKRYHISAVAPRYLSLFERAMAQKRAPLL, via the coding sequence ATGCCTAGCCAACCTTTGATCGTCTTTGTGGGCGCTGTCTACCCAAGCCAATATAGCCTGCTGTGCAGTTACCTGCGCAGCCAGAAAATGGCTGACGCATGGTTCATGACAACGCCAGGCCACAAAGCCAAGCATGAAGCACAATGTGATCATCTATTGTCCTTCCAACCCGATGGCAAGATTGTTGGACCACAAAGCTACTACTACTCCAGCAAAGTGGAGCGTTCAGCCCGCATTTGCCGCGGTGTTCTTGCAGCGCTGAAGGATTTTGAAAAAAAGCAGGGACGCAAAATCGATCTGGTCGTTGCCCACTCATTGTGGGGCGCTCCCAATTGGCTCTACGGTGAAATCGACGCCGCGGTCATCAGCTATATCGAATTTCCAAGCTATCTGGCGCATGGTTGGGATGCCGCCTATCCCCCCGATGCAGCCCAACGCCAGAGTGATCGCAATACGGAAATGCTACATTTTCACCAAGTGCTGTGCAGTGATCTAACCATTGTTCCAAGTGCACATGCGCGCTCCATGTTTCCCGCTCTGTTGCAGGACCGCATTGCAGTGCAATTTGAAGGCTTTGATATTGAAGCCCCACCGCATGCGAGCACGGCGCCATCTTCCAACAAGCAGGTATTCACCATTGCCTTCTCGGCGCGCGATCTGTCCAGCGCCAAAGGACTGGAAACCTATGTAAGGCTGGTGGATCGGATGGTTCGCGAAGGGAACGTAAGCAATACGCGCTTTCTGGCCATTGGCGATCCAACGGCTGCCACCTACGGGTATGAACAGCAATGGGTGGAGCGCAAATACCAGGGAAAGGTAACGAGCTTCCGGGACCACTTGTTGAAAGTCTATCCGGCAGCCGAGGTGATCGAGTTCCCCGGGCGCCTGCCCTATGCTGAGTTTGCACAGATGCTCAGCAGTGTTGATCTGTTCCTGTATCCATTGCGGTATGGTGTAGCCAACTGGGGACTGATGGAAATCCTGGCGCGTGGCGGTTGCGTGATTGGTTCCAACTGGGGCTTCATTCCCGAGTTGATACAGAACGATGTCAACGGCCTCCTCCTGCCAGACAACGACGACAGTTGGATCACTGCCATACAACAGTTACGAGCAGATCCTGCAAGGCGCGCGCGTTACGCCCAAGCCGCCATAGAAACCGGCAAACGCTACCACATCTCTGCAGTGGCTCCTCGCTATCTCTCCTTGTTCGAGCGAGCCATGGCGCAGAAGCGAGCCCCCTTGCTCTGA
- a CDS encoding TadE/TadG family type IV pilus assembly protein, which translates to MQQPTQTSGWPDCRTTVHRQSGVYALEWAIIFPVFFMLLYAIISYGLAFLVRESMQFAAEDGARAALRYQSTLSTRLATAQGVVVERLGWLPSTLIPPANSINVRVCRVGNLDYCPQDLTCGVAVTERCMVRLDFSIPYGTSPLAPGLRMFGMDVLNPSTLSASASILVDHGGM; encoded by the coding sequence ATGCAGCAACCCACACAGACTTCCGGCTGGCCTGACTGCCGTACCACCGTACACCGCCAAAGCGGTGTATATGCGCTGGAGTGGGCGATCATCTTTCCGGTCTTCTTCATGCTGCTGTATGCCATCATCAGCTATGGACTGGCATTTCTGGTGCGCGAGTCCATGCAGTTCGCCGCCGAGGATGGCGCCCGAGCTGCCCTGCGCTACCAGTCCACCCTGTCCACACGCCTGGCCACTGCCCAAGGCGTGGTCGTCGAAAGGCTCGGCTGGCTACCAAGTACCCTTATCCCCCCCGCAAACAGCATCAACGTCCGTGTCTGCAGAGTTGGCAATCTCGACTACTGCCCCCAGGATCTGACCTGCGGTGTTGCAGTGACCGAGCGTTGCATGGTTCGCCTCGACTTCTCGATTCCCTACGGAACCTCGCCATTGGCCCCGGGCTTGCGCATGTTCGGCATGGACGTTCTCAATCCGTCAACCCTGTCGGCCAGTGCCAGCATCCTCGTCGATCATGGAGGGATGTGA
- a CDS encoding phosphoribosyltransferase, with product MLTEDGKHLYVSYDEYHGLIEKLAIKIHQSGWEFDTILCLARGGMRPGDILSRIFDKPLAIMSTSSYRAEAGTMQGHLDIARFITTPKGEIAGRVLLVDDLADSGHTLNAVINMLKTNYKPITELRSAVIWTKGVSTFTPDYSVEFLSTNPWIHQPFEGYDTLRPEKLMEKWKI from the coding sequence ATGCTTACTGAAGACGGCAAGCACCTGTATGTCAGCTATGACGAATACCATGGCCTGATTGAAAAACTGGCCATCAAGATCCACCAGTCTGGCTGGGAATTCGACACGATCCTGTGCCTGGCGCGGGGTGGCATGCGTCCAGGCGATATCCTGAGCCGCATTTTCGACAAGCCACTTGCCATCATGTCCACCAGCTCCTACCGCGCAGAAGCCGGCACGATGCAAGGGCACCTGGACATCGCTCGCTTCATCACCACTCCCAAGGGGGAAATCGCCGGCCGAGTGCTGCTGGTAGATGATCTGGCCGATTCCGGTCACACCTTGAATGCAGTGATCAACATGCTCAAGACCAACTACAAGCCGATCACGGAGCTGCGCAGCGCAGTGATCTGGACCAAAGGAGTCTCGACGTTCACCCCAGACTACTCTGTGGAGTTTTTGTCAACCAATCCTTGGATTCATCAGCCTTTTGAAGGGTATGACACGCTTCGTCCGGAAAAGCTGATGGAGAAGTGGAAGATCTGA
- a CDS encoding type II secretion system F family protein — MNSQQLWIMSLALASLAVGLMAAGLLWRMRRSSQAQAQVERILQTRQAGTAGTLPFPMPGLGAAPASANSRQDNETASVADSIRPPAWLETGIAKALLAEEDRKLLDQAGFDLARGGFFYVASRAILSICLPALVLLILQPAGLRALIYGFVAFALGLMLPKWIMRSKAAKRREQVVEELPLFVDLLRLLQGVGLSIDQSLQILASEFGSVLRVISVELTLANRLHSSGRTREQSLQRLSYLGADDDMSAVVNLLVQVDRHGGAVQEPLKEFSVRLREKRQASFKEKIGTITVKMTGVMVLTLLPALLVITAGPGFTAVIRSLSAMGGR; from the coding sequence ATGAACTCGCAACAGCTTTGGATCATGAGTCTGGCCCTCGCCTCGCTTGCCGTCGGCCTGATGGCGGCAGGACTGTTGTGGCGAATGCGGCGTTCGTCGCAAGCCCAGGCCCAGGTTGAACGGATTTTGCAGACGCGCCAGGCAGGCACAGCTGGCACACTGCCGTTCCCCATGCCCGGATTGGGCGCGGCACCGGCCTCGGCCAACAGCCGACAAGACAACGAGACCGCCTCCGTCGCTGACAGCATTCGCCCTCCCGCCTGGCTGGAGACAGGCATTGCCAAAGCCCTGTTGGCGGAAGAGGACCGAAAGCTGCTTGACCAGGCAGGCTTTGATCTGGCGCGTGGCGGCTTTTTCTACGTGGCAAGCCGGGCGATTCTCTCCATCTGTTTGCCTGCGCTGGTTTTGCTGATCTTGCAGCCTGCCGGCCTCAGGGCCCTGATATATGGATTTGTTGCATTTGCGCTCGGGTTGATGCTGCCCAAATGGATCATGCGCTCCAAAGCAGCCAAACGCCGGGAGCAAGTGGTGGAAGAGCTGCCCTTGTTCGTGGATCTTCTGAGGCTGCTGCAAGGCGTGGGCCTCAGCATCGACCAGAGCCTGCAGATTCTCGCGTCCGAATTCGGCAGCGTGCTGCGCGTCATCAGCGTCGAGCTGACGCTGGCAAACCGCCTGCACAGCTCTGGCAGGACGCGCGAGCAATCGTTACAGCGACTGTCTTACCTTGGAGCCGATGACGATATGAGTGCCGTGGTCAATTTGCTGGTGCAAGTGGATCGCCATGGCGGCGCAGTACAGGAGCCCCTCAAGGAGTTCAGCGTTCGACTGCGTGAAAAACGCCAGGCCAGCTTCAAGGAAAAGATTGGAACCATCACCGTCAAGATGACGGGAGTGATGGTACTCACCCTGCTGCCGGCCCTGCTCGTGATCACCGCAGGCCCTGGTTTTACGGCAGTCATCCGCTCACTTTCAGCCATGGGAGGCCGATAA
- a CDS encoding CpaF family protein, which translates to MTPTAFPSTAAPAAVSEFEGSALFADLKNSAYEHLLSRIEELGAEFGRWSPAAIAQFVSLELDSYIRLHAVPVNEVEAQLVAHALTRELTGLGPLQPLLEDPRVEDILINGSEVIYVSRGGILQREPSHFKDDEHVLRIVRRILAPLGRRLDESSPMVDARLPEGGRINVIIAPLAIDGPSVSIRKFRKDPLTPKELVRLGTFNEDICRILEMAVQARCNILVSGGTSSGKTSLLNALAHFIPSSERIVTIEDTAELSLNHTHVVRLESRPGSFDGSGHVSIRDLLINSLRMRPDRIIVGEVRSGEVLELLQAMNTGHDGSMGTIHASSPRECLYRAEMLAGFAGFQGSEVSLRRQIANAVDFIVQIGRLSNGRRRLLSLTEVTGMTDNVISMQELYRYEPQMGADGQEIDNWTSMGISPHSPKLLTWWRSQQHTGSAR; encoded by the coding sequence CCCACTGCATTCCCTTCTACAGCAGCACCCGCGGCCGTCAGCGAGTTTGAGGGCAGCGCCCTGTTTGCCGATCTGAAGAACAGTGCCTATGAACATCTGCTCAGCCGGATCGAGGAACTGGGCGCTGAATTTGGCCGTTGGTCGCCAGCTGCGATTGCGCAGTTTGTCTCTCTGGAACTCGACAGCTACATACGCCTGCACGCCGTGCCTGTGAACGAGGTCGAAGCGCAACTGGTTGCCCACGCGCTGACCCGCGAGCTGACCGGCCTTGGCCCCTTGCAGCCGCTGCTGGAGGACCCGCGCGTGGAAGACATCCTGATCAATGGATCGGAGGTGATCTACGTATCGCGCGGCGGCATTCTGCAACGGGAGCCTTCGCACTTCAAGGACGATGAGCATGTACTGCGCATCGTGCGGCGCATTCTGGCGCCTTTGGGGCGCCGTCTGGACGAGTCCAGCCCCATGGTGGACGCACGCCTGCCCGAGGGCGGCCGTATCAATGTCATCATTGCACCCCTGGCCATCGACGGACCGTCGGTGTCCATTCGCAAGTTCCGCAAGGACCCTCTCACCCCCAAGGAGCTGGTGCGTCTGGGCACCTTCAACGAAGACATCTGTCGCATCCTGGAGATGGCAGTACAGGCGCGCTGCAATATTCTGGTGAGTGGCGGCACCAGCTCCGGCAAGACATCGCTGCTCAACGCGCTGGCGCATTTCATCCCGAGCAGCGAACGGATCGTGACCATCGAGGACACGGCCGAGCTCTCTTTGAACCACACCCATGTGGTCCGGCTGGAAAGCCGCCCGGGCAGCTTTGACGGCAGCGGCCATGTCAGCATCCGCGATCTGCTCATCAACAGCCTGCGCATGCGCCCGGACCGCATCATCGTGGGTGAAGTGCGCAGTGGTGAAGTGCTGGAATTGCTGCAAGCCATGAATACAGGGCATGACGGCTCCATGGGAACGATCCATGCCAGCTCGCCCCGCGAATGCCTGTACCGCGCAGAAATGCTGGCCGGATTCGCCGGATTTCAGGGCAGCGAGGTGAGCCTGCGCCGGCAGATCGCCAACGCCGTGGATTTCATCGTGCAGATCGGTCGCCTGTCCAACGGCAGGCGACGCCTGCTGTCATTGACCGAAGTAACGGGCATGACAGACAACGTCATCTCCATGCAGGAGCTGTACCGCTATGAGCCGCAGATGGGTGCCGATGGCCAGGAAATCGACAACTGGACATCCATGGGCATCTCTCCCCATTCGCCCAAGCTGCTGACCTGGTGGCGCTCACAGCAGCACACAGGGAGCGCGCGATGA
- a CDS encoding DUF3613 domain-containing protein, producing the protein MPAQYRPSQRRLLSNVCLSAATAMWLSLTTIGVQAQTGTLPPSSPSLESIELTEQAASARNTSRTRESSVALSSGYQYRSDVGYATDSLLDMQRNALGERARNIDAEQARRSYERYLKSFETEIPEQFDTGLGVKKR; encoded by the coding sequence ATGCCCGCTCAATATCGCCCCTCACAACGCCGTCTTCTCTCCAACGTCTGCCTGTCGGCTGCCACTGCAATGTGGCTGTCGCTCACAACAATCGGCGTACAGGCCCAGACCGGCACACTGCCCCCGTCCTCTCCCTCCCTGGAGTCAATCGAACTGACGGAGCAGGCAGCAAGCGCACGCAATACTTCCAGAACGCGCGAATCCTCCGTCGCCCTCTCTTCTGGCTACCAATACCGCAGCGATGTGGGCTATGCCACAGATAGCTTGCTGGACATGCAGCGCAATGCCCTTGGAGAGCGGGCCCGCAATATTGATGCGGAACAGGCACGCCGCAGCTACGAGCGCTACCTCAAGAGCTTTGAGACCGAAATTCCCGAGCAGTTCGATACCGGGCTGGGTGTCAAGAAGCGCTGA
- a CDS encoding TadE/TadG family type IV pilus assembly protein, translated as MARFTPRPLRSPLHQAGVAAIEFALIAMLMLLMLLGSLVYWRVLQAQQSVSRATGDGARMVQNLIYGSLTAYDITHEAQTHAIQAAAADVIKRSLQNSGIPGNPQQATSVTLSVNTTEARLNVSYQLPPMFGSTGEQPQPIRLGGWAVVEPARLQASSLVSFQLDSRSTP; from the coding sequence ATGGCCCGCTTCACACCTCGACCATTGCGTTCACCGTTGCACCAGGCAGGAGTGGCTGCGATCGAGTTTGCCCTCATTGCCATGCTGATGCTGCTGATGCTGCTGGGCTCTCTGGTGTACTGGCGTGTACTCCAGGCGCAGCAATCGGTCTCCAGGGCTACCGGTGACGGCGCTCGCATGGTACAGAACCTGATCTATGGCTCCTTGACTGCCTACGACATTACCCATGAAGCGCAAACGCATGCGATCCAGGCTGCAGCCGCCGATGTGATCAAGCGCAGCCTGCAAAACAGTGGCATTCCGGGCAATCCTCAACAAGCAACCTCCGTTACCTTGAGTGTCAACACAACGGAAGCACGCCTCAACGTCTCTTACCAGCTACCGCCCATGTTTGGCAGCACAGGCGAACAGCCCCAACCAATCAGGCTGGGCGGATGGGCCGTGGTGGAGCCTGCGCGCCTCCAAGCCTCCTCCCTGGTCTCTTTCCAGCTGGATAGCAGGAGTACGCCATGA
- a CDS encoding type II secretion system F family protein has product MTSLAPAILVLAALACILLALALWLFARARSGENRKALHENLQRNLDIQREMQVTPLAMPLPGNAPGMTASARPKESSVRQKLEDFLGYEAWGIAPRTLMLMACIGVALSVLTALHGGLAMGTLVLVVLVLLACFGIAMRLSRRRAKMLSQLPAFLDNVVRLISIGNSPHAAFQFGCNNVPEPLGGALQHVSASLNISPDLGQAMTQLERTWGLPEFGLLAAVFRMSTRYGGRADVVLERVSAYIRDRQSAERELRAMSTEVRLSAWILALLPIVVGTMIIVLNEGYFMRMWNDPTGSKLIFVAGGLQVCGSFLLYRLARLK; this is encoded by the coding sequence ATGACATCCCTGGCCCCTGCCATCCTGGTGCTGGCTGCTCTGGCCTGCATTCTGCTGGCCCTGGCCTTGTGGCTGTTTGCACGCGCACGCAGTGGTGAAAATCGCAAGGCCCTGCACGAAAATCTGCAGCGCAACCTGGATATTCAGCGAGAGATGCAGGTGACTCCGCTGGCAATGCCCCTGCCCGGCAATGCGCCCGGCATGACAGCGAGCGCCAGACCCAAGGAATCTTCTGTCAGGCAGAAACTGGAAGACTTTCTGGGCTATGAGGCCTGGGGGATTGCACCACGCACCCTCATGCTGATGGCCTGCATCGGAGTCGCCCTCTCGGTGCTGACGGCATTGCATGGCGGTTTGGCCATGGGCACCTTGGTCCTGGTGGTACTGGTGCTGCTTGCCTGCTTTGGCATCGCCATGCGCCTAAGCCGCCGGCGCGCCAAGATGCTGTCACAGTTGCCCGCCTTTCTGGACAATGTGGTGCGGCTCATCTCCATCGGCAACTCTCCGCATGCCGCTTTCCAGTTTGGCTGCAACAACGTACCCGAGCCATTGGGTGGTGCGCTGCAGCATGTCAGTGCCTCACTCAACATTTCGCCAGATCTCGGGCAGGCCATGACCCAGCTGGAACGCACCTGGGGCCTGCCGGAGTTTGGTCTGCTTGCCGCAGTCTTTCGCATGAGCACTCGCTATGGCGGCCGCGCCGATGTGGTGCTGGAGCGCGTGTCGGCCTACATCCGCGACCGCCAATCCGCCGAGCGGGAACTGCGCGCCATGTCCACCGAGGTGCGGCTATCAGCCTGGATTCTGGCCCTGCTGCCCATCGTGGTGGGCACCATGATCATCGTGCTCAACGAAGGCTACTTCATGCGCATGTGGAACGATCCTACCGGGAGCAAGCTGATATTTGTCGCCGGCGGTCTGCAAGTGTGTGGTTCTTTCCTACTGTACAGGCTGGCACGTCTGAAGTGA
- a CDS encoding 16S rRNA pseudouridine(516) synthase — protein MQLQDMLYSQGFGIRRVCSGLVQQGWVQLWSRDTGEWLQVTDSTAEVEPEGLRFKVQGVEWEYHALGYVLLNKPVGTECSQKPSSYPSIYTLLPAPLRNRPNKNAIQGVQAVGRLDQDTTGMLLLSDDGQFIHRMSSPKKHVPKVYQVVAKHAVTQQQIDRLLEGVVLDDDPKPVKAAACVSMGDNALSLTLTEGKYHQVKRMLAAVGNRVEGLHRSQIGGLHLPEDLQPGQWRWLTAQELALLKP, from the coding sequence ATGCAGTTGCAAGATATGTTGTACTCGCAAGGCTTTGGAATTCGCCGTGTGTGTTCGGGTCTGGTACAGCAAGGTTGGGTGCAGTTATGGAGTCGCGATACCGGAGAGTGGTTGCAGGTGACGGATTCGACTGCAGAAGTAGAGCCGGAGGGCCTGCGCTTCAAGGTTCAAGGCGTTGAGTGGGAGTACCACGCGTTAGGCTACGTTCTGCTGAACAAGCCTGTTGGAACGGAATGCTCGCAAAAGCCATCGTCCTATCCAAGTATCTATACCTTGTTGCCAGCGCCGCTGCGTAATCGCCCCAATAAGAATGCCATTCAAGGTGTGCAGGCGGTGGGGCGTCTCGATCAAGACACGACGGGCATGCTGCTTCTGAGTGATGATGGTCAGTTCATTCATCGCATGAGTTCTCCGAAGAAGCACGTGCCCAAGGTGTACCAGGTAGTTGCCAAGCATGCGGTAACACAGCAGCAGATTGATAGATTGCTGGAAGGGGTAGTACTGGATGATGATCCCAAGCCAGTCAAGGCGGCGGCTTGTGTCAGCATGGGAGACAATGCCTTGAGCCTGACCTTGACGGAGGGGAAGTACCACCAGGTCAAACGCATGCTGGCTGCGGTTGGAAATCGTGTGGAAGGATTGCATCGTTCCCAGATTGGCGGTTTGCATTTGCCGGAAGACCTGCAGCCAGGCCAATGGCGCTGGTTGACAGCGCAAGAGTTGGCCTTGCTGAAGCCATAA